A single genomic interval of Flavobacterium sp. N2820 harbors:
- a CDS encoding type IX secretion system membrane protein PorP/SprF, with amino-acid sequence MKTYITIICTFILNVLCYSQQDSQYTQYMYNTANVNPAYAGSRGTLTAFLLHRNQWVGLDGAPVTNNFTVNSPLGDSNFGIGVSFTNDKIGPTSENEISADLAYFIQISENYKLSLGLKGTANLFNLDVNKLTIYDPLDPQFQNVDTEFSPNVGAGLYLFSENTYVGLSVPNLFESYRYNDNNVAITKEKMHFYFIAGHVFELSPSLKFKPALLTKLVEGSPLQADVTANFLLFDKLTLGAAYRWDAAVSALAGFQISDSWFIGYGYDLETTKLARYNSGSHEIFLRYELFNRTRVTAPRFF; translated from the coding sequence ATGAAAACATATATCACAATAATTTGTACATTCATTTTAAATGTTTTGTGCTATTCACAACAAGATTCTCAATATACTCAATACATGTATAATACCGCAAATGTAAATCCTGCATATGCTGGTTCAAGAGGAACTTTAACTGCATTTCTTTTACATAGAAATCAATGGGTTGGTTTAGATGGCGCTCCAGTGACAAACAATTTTACCGTAAATTCACCTTTAGGGGATTCAAATTTTGGAATTGGTGTTTCGTTTACAAATGATAAAATCGGACCAACATCTGAAAACGAAATATCTGCAGATTTAGCTTATTTTATTCAAATTTCAGAAAATTATAAATTATCATTAGGATTGAAAGGAACGGCTAATTTATTTAATTTAGATGTAAACAAATTAACTATTTATGATCCCTTAGATCCCCAATTTCAAAATGTAGATACCGAGTTTTCGCCTAATGTTGGTGCAGGTTTATATTTGTTTTCTGAAAATACCTACGTGGGTTTATCGGTTCCTAATCTTTTTGAAAGTTATCGTTATAATGATAATAATGTAGCCATTACGAAAGAAAAAATGCACTTTTATTTTATTGCTGGACATGTTTTTGAACTTAGTCCTAGCTTGAAATTTAAACCTGCTTTATTAACAAAATTAGTAGAAGGTTCTCCTTTACAAGCCGATGTTACCGCCAACTTTTTATTGTTTGACAAACTAACTTTAGGTGCTGCTTATCGATGGGATGCAGCCGTAAGTGCTTTAGCTGGCTTTCAAATTTCAGATTCTTGGTTTATTGGCTACGGATATGATTTAGAAACTACTAAATTAGCACGATACAATTCAGGTTCGCACGAAATATTCCTTCGTTATGAACTTTTCAATAGAACACGAGTAACTGCACCAAGATTCTTCTAA
- a CDS encoding OmpA family protein yields the protein MKTKYTILFIIGFTFLSFGQTTKLKTADKKYDTYSYIDAIEIYEKVAEKGYKSVDLFQKLGNAYYFNGELDKASKWYGDLFALNQEVDAEYYFRYAQALKSQENYTKSNEYMELFNKKSPDSRGKLFVQNKDYLSDINAVSGKYTIGKTDINSEFYDYGPSFFGDQVVFTSSRSEGNSHSKIHSWTNQNFTDLFVTSIDINGKLGGVENFSKEINTKYNESSPVFTKDGKTMYFTRNNYNDGKKGKSDDKVSILEKIYKAELINNEWTNVKELPFCNDNYKTAHPALSPDEKTLYFASNMPGSLGMSDLYKVSIDANGNFGTPENLGPTINTEGRETFPFMDADNNLFFASDGHPGLGGLDVFEAKMVNNSLQKPQNIGKPINSSKDDFGYVNKDKLGFFTSNRDEGVGFDDIYTFTICTYTLSGLIKDIDTQLILPNSKVVLFDENMNKVSETTSSEKGYYEFQLDCDKKYYVRASKEEYETAEKTLTSTKTTGTSNLDIELKRNVIPIEEGTDLAKVLNISIIYFDLDKWNIRPDAAEDLEKIIAVMKQYPTMVVDIRSHTDSRQTHKYNELLSDRRAKSTLEFMVKNGISRSRLTAKGYGENQLLNNCADDVPCSEEEHQKNRRSEFIVIKM from the coding sequence ATGAAAACAAAATACACCATTTTATTCATCATAGGATTCACTTTTCTTTCTTTTGGACAAACAACCAAATTGAAAACTGCTGATAAAAAATACGACACTTATTCTTATATCGATGCTATCGAAATTTATGAAAAAGTTGCCGAAAAAGGCTATAAATCAGTTGATTTATTTCAAAAATTAGGGAATGCCTACTATTTCAATGGCGAATTAGATAAAGCTTCAAAATGGTATGGCGACTTATTTGCGCTAAATCAAGAAGTCGATGCCGAATATTATTTTAGATATGCACAAGCATTAAAATCGCAAGAAAATTATACCAAATCAAATGAATACATGGAACTTTTCAACAAGAAATCTCCAGATTCTAGAGGAAAATTATTCGTGCAGAACAAAGATTATCTTTCAGATATTAATGCGGTTTCAGGAAAATATACTATTGGAAAAACGGATATAAACTCTGAATTTTATGATTATGGCCCTTCTTTTTTTGGTGATCAAGTTGTTTTTACTTCTTCAAGAAGCGAAGGCAATTCGCACTCAAAAATTCACAGTTGGACCAATCAAAACTTTACAGATTTATTTGTAACCTCAATTGATATCAATGGAAAATTAGGCGGAGTTGAAAATTTTTCTAAAGAAATCAATACCAAATACAATGAGTCCTCCCCTGTTTTTACAAAAGATGGCAAAACCATGTATTTTACCAGAAATAATTACAATGATGGAAAAAAAGGAAAAAGTGACGATAAAGTAAGTATTCTTGAAAAAATTTACAAAGCCGAGTTAATCAATAATGAATGGACGAATGTAAAAGAACTTCCGTTTTGCAATGACAATTATAAAACTGCGCATCCAGCTTTGAGTCCCGATGAAAAAACATTGTATTTTGCATCAAATATGCCTGGAAGTTTAGGAATGTCCGATTTATACAAAGTGTCTATTGATGCCAACGGAAACTTTGGAACACCCGAAAATTTAGGACCAACCATCAATACCGAAGGAAGAGAAACATTCCCGTTTATGGATGCGGATAACAACTTATTCTTTGCTTCAGACGGACATCCAGGATTAGGAGGTTTAGACGTTTTTGAAGCTAAAATGGTTAACAACTCGTTGCAAAAACCACAAAATATTGGCAAACCGATCAACAGTTCAAAAGACGATTTTGGTTATGTGAACAAAGACAAATTAGGTTTCTTTACTTCTAACCGAGACGAAGGTGTGGGTTTTGATGACATTTACACCTTTACAATTTGTACGTATACTTTAAGCGGATTAATTAAAGATATTGACACTCAACTTATATTACCCAATTCAAAAGTGGTTTTATTTGACGAAAACATGAACAAAGTAAGCGAAACGACTTCCTCTGAGAAAGGGTATTATGAATTCCAATTGGATTGCGATAAAAAGTATTATGTAAGAGCTTCAAAAGAAGAATACGAAACGGCTGAAAAAACCTTAACCTCTACTAAAACAACCGGAACATCGAATTTAGATATTGAATTAAAACGCAATGTTATTCCAATTGAAGAAGGAACCGACTTAGCAAAAGTATTGAATATCAGTATTATTTATTTTGATTTAGACAAATGGAATATTCGACCAGATGCAGCAGAAGATTTAGAAAAAATTATTGCGGTGATGAAACAATATCCAACTATGGTTGTAGACATTCGTTCGCATACCGATAGCCGTCAAACGCACAAATACAATGAATTACTTTCTGATAGAAGAGCAAAATCTACTTTAGAATTTATGGTGAAAAACGGCATCAGCAGAAGCCGATTAACCGCCAAAGGCTATGGTGAAAACCAATTGCTAAACAACTGTGCCGACGATGTGCCGTGTAGCGAGGAAGAACACCAAAAAAACAGACGAAGTGAATTCATTGTTATAAAAATGTAA
- a CDS encoding CAP domain-containing protein, protein MKNLMVAFFTLTITLSFFTSCSSDSESTSTTNETAKNYSHSTLELDLLDEVNTYRVSVGLNPLQIIEHISYKSDEHNAYMISIQDVNHDGFNERKTNLQQVLGAGRVGENVAYAYSSAQSTVAAWVNSPSHKANLEGDYTHFGASIKIDDEGKKYYTNMFIKK, encoded by the coding sequence ATGAAAAATTTAATGGTTGCCTTTTTTACCCTAACAATTACCCTATCATTTTTTACCTCATGTTCTTCAGATTCAGAAAGTACGTCAACTACTAACGAAACTGCTAAAAACTATTCCCATTCAACTCTTGAATTAGATTTGTTAGACGAAGTAAATACTTACAGAGTTTCTGTAGGATTGAATCCGTTGCAAATAATTGAACATATATCGTATAAATCAGACGAGCACAATGCGTATATGATATCCATTCAGGATGTCAACCACGATGGCTTTAACGAAAGAAAAACAAATTTACAGCAAGTTTTAGGTGCTGGCAGAGTAGGAGAAAACGTTGCCTACGCTTATTCTTCTGCACAATCTACAGTTGCAGCTTGGGTAAATAGTCCAAGTCACAAAGCCAATTTAGAAGGCGATTACACGCATTTTGGTGCTTCAATCAAAATTGATGATGAAGGAAAAAAATACTACACCAATATGTTTATTAAGAAATAA
- the pdxH gene encoding pyridoxamine 5'-phosphate oxidase — MKDLSNYRKSYEKSELLENQIPEDPINLFHRWFYEAEDLNAAEEVNAMTVSTIGLDGFPKSRVVLLKKFNEEGFIFYTNYNSEKGKAILNNPNICLSFFWPTVERQIIIKGIAEKIDATLSDNYFASRPDGSKLGAIVSPQSEVIPNREFLEANLKQLEKDFEGKEILRPAHWGGFLVRPVEVEFWQGRPNRLHDRIRYHLEEDFNWKIERLSP, encoded by the coding sequence ATGAAAGATTTAAGTAATTACAGAAAATCCTATGAAAAAAGCGAACTTTTGGAAAATCAAATTCCAGAAGATCCCATCAATCTTTTTCATCGATGGTTTTATGAAGCGGAAGATTTAAACGCAGCCGAAGAAGTAAACGCAATGACCGTTTCAACCATAGGGTTAGATGGTTTTCCAAAATCGAGAGTGGTGTTGCTTAAAAAGTTTAATGAAGAAGGATTTATTTTTTATACCAATTACAATTCAGAAAAAGGAAAAGCAATTTTAAACAATCCGAATATTTGTTTGTCTTTTTTTTGGCCAACGGTGGAACGCCAAATCATTATAAAAGGAATTGCCGAAAAAATCGATGCAACTCTTTCAGACAATTATTTTGCTTCGCGTCCAGATGGAAGTAAGCTGGGTGCCATTGTTTCACCACAAAGTGAAGTGATTCCAAATCGTGAATTTTTAGAGGCTAATTTAAAGCAATTGGAAAAAGATTTTGAAGGCAAAGAAATATTGCGTCCCGCACATTGGGGTGGCTTTTTAGTACGTCCAGTAGAAGTAGAATTTTGGCAAGGTCGTCCGAATCGCTTACATGATCGAATTAGATACCATTTAGAGGAAGATTTCAATTGGAAAATAGAACGATTATCTCCTTGA
- a CDS encoding RNA polymerase sigma factor: protein MQDEKAFVLELIHPKTQNEAFRKLLQLYQKPLYNHIRGMVLNHDDADDVLQNTFVKVFANLKNFKGDSKLFSWMYRIATNEAITFMQQRAKKQGISNEEVQQKELNKLESDVFFDGDEIQLKLQKAIATLPEKQQLVFKMRYFEEIKYEEMSEILTTSVGALKASYHIAVKKLKNIYIQIKPFSTIFV, encoded by the coding sequence TTGCAAGACGAAAAAGCATTTGTTTTAGAATTAATACACCCAAAAACGCAAAATGAAGCGTTTAGAAAACTCTTGCAATTATATCAAAAACCCTTGTATAATCACATTAGAGGAATGGTTTTAAACCATGATGACGCGGATGATGTACTGCAAAATACGTTTGTTAAAGTATTTGCTAATTTAAAGAATTTTAAAGGCGATAGTAAATTATTTTCATGGATGTATCGAATTGCAACCAACGAAGCTATCACTTTTATGCAACAACGCGCCAAAAAACAAGGCATATCCAACGAAGAAGTACAACAAAAAGAATTAAACAAATTAGAAAGTGATGTATTCTTTGATGGCGATGAAATTCAATTAAAACTTCAAAAAGCGATTGCAACGCTACCCGAAAAACAACAACTTGTGTTTAAAATGAGATACTTTGAAGAAATTAAATACGAAGAAATGTCCGAAATTTTAACCACTTCGGTGGGTGCATTAAAAGCAAGTTATCATATTGCGGTAAAAAAATTGAAGAATATTTACATACAAATTAAACCTTTTAGCACTATTTTTGTCTAA
- a CDS encoding sensor of ECF-type sigma factor: protein MKTKFIFPILFLLMTSISFAQGFREKKEKVKALKVAYITEQLDLTTEEAQKFWPIYNTFDDKQAELRHEKMRAILDRFEPGSVEKLSEKEASALLTQMETIEENLFTLRKKFIKDLQGVISAKKIIKLKKAEEDFNRHLLKQMREKRKG from the coding sequence ATGAAAACTAAATTTATATTTCCAATCCTATTTCTTTTGATGACATCAATTTCCTTTGCGCAAGGATTTAGAGAGAAAAAAGAAAAAGTAAAAGCACTTAAAGTAGCTTACATTACAGAACAATTAGATTTAACTACGGAAGAAGCACAAAAATTTTGGCCCATCTATAACACGTTTGACGATAAGCAAGCCGAATTGCGTCATGAAAAAATGAGAGCAATTTTGGATCGATTTGAACCCGGAAGTGTGGAGAAATTATCTGAAAAAGAAGCTTCTGCCCTATTGACTCAAATGGAAACGATTGAAGAGAATTTATTTACACTTCGTAAAAAATTCATCAAAGATTTACAAGGTGTTATTAGTGCAAAGAAAATTATTAAGCTTAAAAAAGCAGAGGAAGATTTTAATCGTCATTTATTGAAACAAATGCGAGAAAAAAGAAAAGGATAA
- a CDS encoding WD40/YVTN/BNR-like repeat-containing protein, translated as MKNYLFILLICLGCASKKEIVAPKFEAKIISTEKLSCRAIFVETDTVWLGMDKGRYGFYDKKKDKLIVKTIQSVSNATEFRSIAATKEAIFILAVGNPAKLIKIDKKSLKETLVYQEENEKVFYDSMQFVDDLNGFAMGDPTEHCLSFIKTTNGGNSWEKISCANLPKVNEGEAAFASSNTNLIVKGKSIFMVSGGKKSRVFVSHDFGISWQVYETPIVQGEEMTGIFTADFYNDKKGIIAGGNYLKQTQNWSNKATSTNGGKTWRLIAENEAFGYASCVQFVPNSKGNQLISVGGTGLFYSSDFGQSWTKFSDDKDFYTFRFESEKVFYATGRNKLVRFEIK; from the coding sequence ATGAAAAACTATTTATTTATCCTTTTAATTTGCTTAGGTTGTGCTTCAAAAAAAGAAATTGTTGCTCCTAAATTTGAAGCTAAAATTATTTCTACCGAAAAACTGAGTTGCAGAGCCATTTTTGTTGAAACAGATACAGTTTGGCTAGGAATGGATAAAGGTAGATACGGTTTTTACGATAAGAAAAAAGATAAGTTAATAGTAAAAACAATTCAAAGCGTTTCCAATGCTACAGAATTTAGAAGTATTGCAGCCACAAAAGAGGCGATTTTTATTTTAGCAGTTGGAAATCCAGCCAAGTTGATTAAAATTGATAAAAAATCTTTGAAAGAAACCCTTGTTTACCAAGAAGAAAACGAGAAAGTATTTTACGATAGCATGCAATTTGTTGATGATTTGAACGGTTTTGCAATGGGTGATCCCACAGAACACTGTTTGTCTTTTATTAAAACAACCAATGGAGGCAATTCTTGGGAAAAGATTTCTTGTGCAAATTTACCCAAAGTGAATGAAGGTGAAGCTGCTTTTGCATCGAGCAATACGAATTTAATTGTAAAAGGGAAATCAATTTTTATGGTTTCTGGCGGCAAGAAATCACGTGTTTTTGTTTCGCACGATTTTGGAATTTCTTGGCAAGTGTATGAAACACCTATTGTGCAAGGTGAAGAAATGACCGGAATTTTTACAGCCGATTTTTACAATGATAAAAAAGGAATTATTGCAGGCGGAAATTACCTAAAGCAAACTCAAAATTGGTCAAACAAAGCAACTTCAACCAATGGTGGAAAAACATGGCGTTTAATTGCTGAAAATGAAGCTTTTGGTTATGCTTCTTGTGTTCAATTTGTACCAAATAGCAAAGGAAATCAGCTAATTTCTGTTGGTGGAACTGGATTGTTTTATTCTTCTGATTTTGGACAAAGTTGGACGAAATTTTCTGATGATAAGGATTTTTATACGTTTAGATTTGAATCAGAAAAAGTGTTTTATGCTACGGGAAGAAATAAATTAGTTCGGTTTGAAATAAAATAA